In Cicer arietinum cultivar CDC Frontier isolate Library 1 chromosome 7, Cicar.CDCFrontier_v2.0, whole genome shotgun sequence, the genomic window taaattaaatttaaatatgtatttggtctattcaaatatatattttagtgttggtaagttttttttttttttttttgttaaattaggtttaatttttgtaaaatattgaatttgttttttaatgttaaatcaACATTAAACGAATGAAGAGTTTTCAAAAAACtcttaaattcttatttttatttttattcatatttttttttataaaataacattaattgttaaatcatcaataaataaatgtattttattaataatataaaatttttaaaattttaaaatataatcaaagaTTATGTAATGGTGTGTATGTATACAAATAAAACGATAACAAATAATGTAAGTCAACGGCGAATGAACAGTTACATTAAAATCTGAGAAAAAGTTATCAAATCATATAAAAAGTTTGTTAATTAACAATCTAATGTAATCCAACAAATTATCACATAATTTGaatgtaagttttttttcttaaatcaattgaatatttcaaaattagttttagTGAGCATATATTTGTTTTGGAAGTCTTTGTAGAGGAGATTCACACATAAAACAAGAGTTCTACATAATGTATACAGTATGCTGAACAAGAATCATGTTTTGCATGCATACATTATTTTGTATAATTGACATTATGCctatataattaattcaataaattaaacaaacaaacttttaacatatatcaaacaaacaaattaactaaataaacttttaacacaaacaaacaaattaattaaaaagctTATTAATTAACgacatctaatttaatcaaacaaacttttaaactaattcaataaattataaactaacTTATCTGTGTTACTAAAGAGACACATAATTAAACAATTAACTTTCATTCAAAATCATCAACAACTAAgttaaataattacattaataatcatTACATTCACAATCTATATAGTGAGTCTACCAATCCATAATGCAATTAACAACATCAtcaaaaatcaaattacaataagATAATATTTTCGTTGTTTTTGTTCTAACATCATTGCATCAATCTTGTTCATTATATTCACCAAAACTTCTCTGAGCCGAGTTTGTTCTTCCATTACAACTTCAACCTTGTCCATTAACTTTAACATAAGTTCATTATGATATTTCATAACCTTTGATTTTTGTCTTTGTGATATTATCAATTGATCGATCTAACATATTTGGAGGcctaaaacaaattttaatatgagagctaaaacatattttctaaattttaacatGATATCACTAAATTGATACAATTGAtgtcatgtaatttttttttttcaattgatttaatattgtttagacaaattaaatttaaaaaacatttatatgttttaattttaaaaatattaaaatctgaTACCTTTTTatcaagtattttttttttttgaggttttttgataaagtaaatttttatatttttcatggaGGCCTTAAAGAGGCTCGAGCCGGCCTTGTCTTGACTATAAGAACAAAAACCCTATTTCTAAAACATAGTAACTCAAATCATCAATGGAATGATATAAATCATAACAATGGAAGAATCAAAACAAAagtaatttaagtttttttgaataaaatcccccaaacataacaaaacaaagaaattaaaaaataacacatttGAACCTTACCTTTTAAATTGGACAACCAAAGAAAGATCCATTCGAGTTTGCATTTTTCCTTGAAATTTTTTCCactcaaataaacaaaaaggaATTGCACAGCTTTTCTCAATACATGATTCATCAAGCCATAAACTAccaatatagttttttttctttccaaatgAAGTAAATTGTGACCCACCACTCATCCTATTCTATCGCTTTCgcaaatattcttttaaaaaaagaacaaaaatggaagAATACATGAGTAATGGTTTTGAGAGAACACAAAGGGTCTAATACTAGATATATGGGAGTTAAAGTGCTGAACCAAATTGAGTATTTACTCATGTTTTTGGCTCAATTGATAGTTGATGAGtcgttaaaatataaaaaattgattaattgtATCATCTAATGATATTGTATCACTCTAGTTAAATTCATATATGTACTCTGGTAACGTCCAAGTTAGAAACCAAACAGATTatgatagtattttttttttttaatctttaaacaTAACGTTCaatacaattacaaatttacaCAAAACGATTTCattatttattcatataaagtacataatttaagatataaaaattgaaatacaattttttcttataaaatacataatttaaataaacgTCATGTATCAAAatgtttgaaataaaatatcaacaaaagtTTTTgggaaaatatatattatatatatatatatagtacaCAATGGACACTGTTTTTGTAATATATTGGTTATAATCCAATAAAACCACAACCCTTTAACTTTTATGGCAGCATCTGTCCCAAAAATAGAAATTGTATAGATGTATGATTTGGGAAGAACACGTGAAAATGAATCATAGTTTGAAGTTTTAGGTTTTTAATAATGtaagttaaatataaaatttatttttgaccaAATGCCTTGTTGGATTTGCTACATgatgactaaaataaatataggaTAATGGCCAAGTaggcactttttttaaaacatgtaaaaaattatataagaaaaGAGGGTGATGTTAATACTTAAAATCACACgaagtaatttttttcttttaaatattttatggtgtttttttttttcttctatggaGACAAAATAGTTTTGGTGTTAACATGTATCTTTTGCACATACTTTTTAGGGATGAGTTTTTTAGTAAATGTTTTCACCATTGGGGTTAGTTTGTTAGGGATTGGGTTTTGGTTTACAAAAATATGTTATGattcaaaaatattgattatggTAGAGGTGGATGAAGATGAAAACTGCAAAAGAGTGTTGTGGATGATAATTATGCATGCGATTGTCATACCTGGTGTGAGCATGAAATGTGAAACTCAAATACATGTTGAGCCCTGTGTAGCATATATGATTGGGTCCGTTGATATCCCTACAAATGTAGAATTTCTAGTTAATAATGAGCAAAATGTTGTGAAGCAAAACAATGTTGAAGAAATGGATGTTGATATGGTGGAATTTGTAATGCCATTGAAAGTAGTTAAGGGGACGTTGTTGGTGTTACATTATTGAGGGCGAAAGAGCACTTTAGTTTAGATGATGGTTTTGATTTTATAGTAGAGTTTCCTCCTTTTGATTCATCTAAGGTGGAAATAGATAATGAAATGGTTTATGCATATGTCAACAATGTGTTAGATACTAGTGGTCCTAATTATTTtgaggtttaaatatatttttgtctgtgtaattataacattttttttattttggtcttcataatttttttttttgggtttacATCCTTACAAAtacaatttcattttaaaatagtgcTTGAGTTGTTACTTCCGTTAAATTAGGAGCTGACAAACTCCGTTaagtataattaaataattatacttattaaattatattaacctaaataaaattatttttttttacaatttaaaataacctcctttttttaaaaaaaaaaaaattgaacccTAAACCTCTAATATACTTAAAATGTATTCGTTGTTTCTCATCGTTGTTCTTCGTTGTTTCTCATCGGCGCGTCGTATCATCGACAGTTCTTCGTTGTTTCTCATCAGCGGTTCTTCGTTGTCTGTCTTTGTGATCTTATTTTGCAAAGCAGATAAACAATTGGTGTTGGAGCAATTCGTGCGTGCGtgttaaaaataatgttatttcgtatttgttttcttctttttgggGGCCAACATGTAACTTTACTATTTTCATTTATTCtactatgattttttatttttctatttgtgaGACCAAAATGTGTATTTACTTTGTTTTCGATtattctaatattattattgtctGATGGGATGAAATGTTTGTCTTATTAACACGCTTATTGTTTTTTAACAGGATGACCTTTTCTGTTAGTTTTCACTATGGGGTAAGTTTGTGAGGGATTTGGTTTTGAATTACATAGGGGTAATGAGCATGTGGTTCATGGGATTGATGTCGACAAATGGTGTTATTTTGAAGCTGTTGGAATTTTGAAGGACTTAAGTTATGATAACTCCAAGTATAAGTTATGGTGGAAaaatgatgaagatgaaaattttaaaagaataggGGATGATAGAGATGCATCTGAGGTTGGTGAACATGCTCTGAAAATGAATTGCAAAACTCAGTTATATGTTGAACACTCTGTAAAAGGGTTGTTTGGATTAGAACCAGGAATAGAGTTGGGGCAGTCTTCTAGGGTGTTAAATGGTGCTGCGGAGATTGATGATGATGAAAGTGTTAGTGACAGTCACAACAGTGAAGATAAAGTTGATGGTGTTAAGTTTGATGATAATGAGAATGAGAGAGCATTTGGCTTGGATGATGGTTTTGGTGTTAATAATACAATACGTGATTCTTCTATTGGATCATATAATGTTGAAATCCAATGGTTAAACCATGGTAAACCATATAGTGTGAAGACTACTACAAATAGGTCCATTCCGAAGAAAACAACTAAGAACATGAAGATTGTTCCTGTGTtggacaattataattcaaatattgaAATGGAGTATGCTTATGCTAGTGAATAGCTACATAGTAGTGACATTGATTCAAATTCAGACAAAGAGAAGGGATCAAAGTATGATCAGTTTAGGATGGAGGAGTTAAACAAGAATTACAAGTTCAAATTGGGATTAGAGTTTAAATCACTTGTTGAGTTTAAAGATGCAATCAGAGAATGGTCTATATTAAATGGGAAGGAAATCAAGTTTATAAAGAATGATAGCATAAGAGTAAGGGTCGTATGCAAAGCTAAATGTATGTTCTTAGCACTTGTAAGTAAAGTGGGGGATAGTCACACTTTTAGAATGAAGAAATGGTGTGGTGATCACACATGTGGTCGGGTTTTGAATAATAGTTCTGCAAATTCTAAGTGGATTGCTAAGTCTATGGCGGATAAGTTGAGCAGTTGTGATAATATGTAGATTCGTGAGATTGTTTCTGAGATTAGAAGAACATATTTTGTAAGTATAACAACAAGACGAGCATGAAAAGCTAAACAAATTGCAAAGGAGATTGTAGAAGGTGATGCAGCAAAACAATATACCTTGTTGTGGAGGTATTCTGCAGAGCTGAGGAGGGCAAGTGTTGGAAACACTTGTAAGATAAATATTGATCGTCCATGTCCAACACTTCAACCACgatttagtaattttttattttttttttgctttgatGGCTATAAAAAAGGGTTTTTGAGAGTTTGTAGGCCTTTTATTGGGGTGGATGGATGTCATCTAAAGATAAAGTATGGAGGGACGCTTCTAATTGCTGTTGGTAGGGACCCGAATGATCAATATTTTCCCCTAGCTTTTGGGGTGGTTAAAACAGAGACTAAAGAGTCTTGGAGATGGTTTCTCACTTTATTACTAGAGGACATCGGTCAAGAGAATAGGTTGATGTTCATCTCTAACCAACAAAAGGTACTTAGTTATATTTTTACAGTATTAGTTAATTTGTTCTATTTCTTCATCTGTTGTTGATTCTAAGTATTAGTTAATTTGTTCTAGGTATTAGTTACTTAGTTAATTTCTCAACCCAGTTCTTCTGCTAAAGTTCATACTTCTTCATCTGTTGTTGCTTCTGAGTATGTTACTACATCTGTATCTGAAACTGTTGTTGCTTCGGCGTTTGTTGTTGTGACTGTTACTGGTCCTGATGCTACTACTAAAATAGTTGAGGTAAATTCTACAATATACATAATCATTAGACAAATGTGTAATTTATGTGTGTAATTCTGcaatgttaaataattatgcaaatattaacttttttagCTATGTACCCATATTTATATGATTTCAATTTTGCATTTGTTGTTGATTTTGTAGAAAGTGAAGAAAACAAAACCAAAAGGTGCAAGAAAATTAGTTGTTAAGAATGTGAAGAGAAGTGACAGattgaaaactacttttaaaagTGTCTACAGTGGTCCTAGAAGTGATTCACGAGTTCCATTATTAATAGATGATGCTGATGCTGAtgctgatgatgatgatgatcgaGCAATTCCATTAATAGTTGATAATGCAGGAAGTTCACAACCTATTTTGCATGATCCTAAAATGGGAGGTTGTTTGGGTCAATTAAGAAATTGTGATGAGATTTGTAGGAGGATGACTGGTCTCACCattttgaagttattttgttttttggttGTTGTAGGGAATCTAAGTTAAGTGTTAATGTAACTTAATTATGAATGACAAATGTCTATTTTGGTTAATACAAGATGATTCTTTGTGTCCTGGTTTagacaaaatacttttatatattttgattatgaaTGACAATTgtctattttgttaaaaacaagATGCTTCTATGTACTTTGGTTATGAATGTCATAAATGACAACCGTCTATTTtggttaaattaatttattttgttaatccTTTTTACGGGTTAATTTTTAAGTTGATGGAATTGATGATACATGGCATGTCTAATTATTTTGCCAATAAACATTGAAAGTATGtaaaggtatttttttttttttaattattttcatttggattttttatttCGTATGGTGATGAGTTCTTATCATTGTGTcctaacattgttgaaatttgaaGGGAAATAGATTGAGTTGTGTGAGGGGAAATAATGATTGTTGGGTTGATGAAGATAATGATGAAATTCACTTTTTAGGTTTGTGGTATTGGATAcgattaaaataacaaataaaaataactatacaaaTTATTGCATTTCATCAGAAACGTtaaggacaaaaaataaaatttttgaatattgcagggatgaaattcaaaaaaaaaattcagggACTAAAACTGATACGGTTATACTTACAGGGACCAAAAACTGTTTCCCTTTgtcaattaatgtttttgtaACGTCCACTTAACGTTAAagaccaaaaataattttttttttttatattacaagaatgtaaataaaaaaaattacgaagtccaaaataaaaaatattatatataaagggaccaaaaacatatttaaatcttGTTTTGacaatgaaaataaatcaaagTATGACCAATTTAGTGTGAGAGAGTTTGACAAGATACAATATCAAAGTTGAATTAGAGTTTAAATCACCTGAAGAGTGTGTCTTATATAAGTCATGTCTAAGTTTAGGTGGCAACAAAGAGTCATATCTAATATGACTAATTTCAGTCACTTGACATATCATAATTATTTCCTACATCACCATGTAACAAGTATAACTCTACTAATAAAGTCATGTTTTGTTTAACGGACCTTTACAACAAGGATCAAAGTTAAATAATTGTGGTTTTGCAGAGTTCATAACTAAACAACAAAACTTACATGAatcgaaataaaaaaaaaaggttgtaTTCTAAAATTTAGATCCAATATCTTCCTTCCAATATCCATTTTCATTCTGTATTCAAATGACAGTTAGGGTTGAGGTCATTAGAGTTACAATATTCAAATTATAGTTTTGGGCCTAGCCTATACAACCCaccacacttttttttttggccaattattttttaagttttgttcaCCATGCTTGAGGTTCAGTCATCAGTGCATGATTTCAAGcttcttgagttattttgtttatttaaaagcttctaaacattttaaaataatcagatgtaaaattttaaaaatgtaaaggAACTATAAGAaactaaataattcatatataattattccttaaaaaaattcatatataattataattaacagaGATTAATGGCCATATATTATCGTTATAAATTTTTCTACCGACATCTAATAAAAAATCACGGTATAATTAACTGTGTATgtcttattttatctttttaataatcATGAGGAAATGTTGAGagatgtttatttttaataatgtgaAATATGAATCTATTATATAACATTCTGTGAATTATTGtttgatacataaaaatatatttaattattattgatcAAATTCCAATCCAATTTTTAAATTGGTGAGTACATCGATTTAATTTAATGTTGGATCTAATTTtgtttactttaatttttttaaaaatatcttatttagAACTAaagtgttatattttattttttcaccgTTGTAACAAAATAAGAAAGTAATTAATTTAGAAATCTATGAGTGGTTGAAGGTGACTATCaacttaataattttgtttaaggAAAATAAAGCAAAAACAAGAGAAGAGAATAAAAAGGCAAGCAGGCCATAAGATCCCATATGTAAGATGATGGAATAGTGACACCATAATTGGGCCGCAACATTGGTGACAACGataaatcaataattacatTATGTTTCtttaacacaaaatataattttgttcctTTCAATTCcacccaaacaaatatataaatttgcATTCTTCTCTTAACCTAACTTCTACGTTGGCATAGGTAACACCTCCTAGCTAGGCCAAACATGTACAatagaataataattataaccAAAACCAAACATAATTAAATTCTCATAAAGCATATATGTTTCATTCCTTGTTAAAAAATGCCTACCAAACAGGTAAAATtacttttacaatttttttttgttaattagtTTGTACTTAATTGACATGTGAGGTACtttatacattatttttgttgtttgattAATTTGTAGGTAAGTTACCGAAATGATAAGGAAGTGTTAGTGAAGGTATATGTTGAGAAGGGTAGGGAGAAGAGGTTGTCATCAATTCAACAACATCACCATCATTATCATATCTATCATCACAAGGTTACACAAGAAGTAGTTGATGGGTCAACTAGTAGTAGTAGCAATAAAGGATATGATAGAAGATCAAGCTTGCTTATGTACTCTCGTCACCTACGAAATTCTGCAAGAGGAGGAGCATCGTCCATGCCCTTACTCCCCAAGTATTCTACAAACAACAATCTACAATCCTCAACAAAGGTACAATTAATTGCAttgcaaataattttatatctataactttttttttactaagtaaataatatatcttACACATTTATGCATTATGGATTTTTTTAGTACATCTCCAGGTTTACACATTAGAACATCGGTAATCCATGGTCAAGATTATTTagatttaagtttaattaatattataaattatataataaaaactaaaatttatattttttaaattgttcaattaaagatcaaattgtcaccaTTGTTCGAATGTGTATAACATATATAATCACGGTTTGTCATCATCGTTCGAATGTGTGTAACTAATATAATCATGGTGCAACGTTAATAAATCTAAATAAACTtggttattattttaaattttagactCTAGGTCCAAGAGCATCCCCAAAGTTAAGACACAAATTGGGTTTCTAACATTATTATGGTATAACCAACCACATTACTGCTAAGAATTGTTCAAAAAATTTCGCTCCAATGACAAATCACTTTAACAACTTATATTGACCCCATCATTTACTTATTCACCCACTTCATTCCAACTTATTTTTTACCACAAGGACAGACTTGTAAGAGTTTTTAATATGACAACTCTTATTCTTTAGTCCAATGTTACAAACTTGTTCTTACAAATTAAAGACAACTGAGGAAAGGCATTGGAGACTTGAGTTTTTGGTTAAATGTTGGAAATTATGAAATGCCAGTGTTTCTTTGCAGATGAATTCTTTCGAGAAGAAGCAAAAGCATGGAGGAACACCAGTTTGCTTTGGCAATTGGAAGCTTGTAATTCCAAGCATCTTAAGGTCATGGTCAAATGAtcaaaaaaaggagaaaaagaagaagcaaGTGAATTCAGGAAATGGATTTAAAAAATTGCAGGTACTTTTTGAATGCAAATTTTAGAATAATATGaggttaattaattattagccCAACTCTTCtatatataatgtattttattttcagGTAGTTAGAGGAAAAGGTTTCATTCAGAAAATATTTTCAACAACATGCAAGTGTGCTTGAAGTTCAATTTTTCGGTGGCTTTCCACCTGTCTCAAGGGTGTAATGTCTAGAATCTCGATTTAAGCAAGAATTGTTAAGATTAGTAATGCATATAGAGAAGAAA contains:
- the LOC101493999 gene encoding uncharacterized protein, with product MPTKQVSYRNDKEVLVKVYVEKGREKRLSSIQQHHHHYHIYHHKVTQEVVDGSTSSSSNKGYDRRSSLLMYSRHLRNSARGGASSMPLLPKYSTNNNLQSSTKMNSFEKKQKHGGTPVCFGNWKLVIPSILRSWSNDQKKEKKKKQVNSGNGFKKLQVVRGKGFIQKIFSTTCKCA